The genome window ACCGGGCCATCATCGAGCGGCTCGAGATCCCGCAGGCCCGGGACCCGGTCGCGCTCCTGCGGGACCTCTGCGGGCAGATCCGGTGCACGGCCGTGCCGGGGTGCGGTTTTGCGGGGGGATTCATCGGGTACATCGCGTACGATGCCGTCACCGCTCTCTCCGGGGGCAGGGTGGACGCGGGGAGGGACAGGTACCTCGCGCGGTTCATGCTCTGCACCCGGGGGGTCGTGTACGACCACGTGGCCGGTTCCTGCACCCTCTTCGAGAATGTGCTTGTCCCGCCGGGGGGCGTAAGAGGGGATGCGGTGGGGGAGGCAAGGGAGAACCTCCTCTCCCTCCGGGAGGAGGTGGAAGCGGTCACCCCGCGGCAGGAGGGGGGGATCCCTCCCCCGGGAGACCTGCCCCCCCTCGCGTCGCACCCGGACCGCGAGGGGTACACCGGGGCCGTCGAGAGGGCGCTCCGGTACATCAGGGAAGGCGACATCTTCCAGGTCGTCCTCTCCCGGAAGGTCACGTGCCCCTCGCGTGCCGACCCCCTCTCCCTCTACGGGGCGATGAGGGCGATCAACCCCTCCCCCTACCTCTACTGCTTCCGGTTCGACGACGAGGCGGTCATCGGGTCGAGCCCTGAGATGCTGGTCCGCGTGGAGGGCCGGGAGGTCAGGACGGTCCCCATCGCGGGGACGAGGCCGAGGGGCAGGGACACCGCGGAGGACGACGCCCTCGCCATGGACCTCCTCTCCGACCAGAAGGAGAGGGCCGAGCACCTGATGCTCGTCGACCTCGCGAGGAACGACGTCGGGAAGGTCGCGGCGTTCGGGTCGGTCGAGGTCCCGGTCTTCATGGAGGTGGAACGGTTCTCCCACGTCCAGCACATCATCTCGGCCGTCCGCGGGACGCTCCGGGAGGGGTGCGACCGGTTCGACGCCCTCGCCGCGTGTTTCCCCGCGGGCACGGTGAGCGGGGCGCCCAAGGAGAGGGCCATGCAGATCATCGCGGAGCTCGAGGGGCACCCGAGGGGCCTGTACGCGGGCGCGGTCGGGTACGCGGCGTTCTGCGGCCCGCTCGAGTTCGCGATCGCGATCAGGACGCTCGTCGCGAGGGAGGGGAGGATCGAGTTCTCGGCCGGCGCGGGGATCGTCGCCGACTCTTTGCCCGAGAGGGAGTTCGAGGAGACGGAAGCAAAGGCACGCGCCATGGTCGAGGCGATCCGCCGCGCGGGGGTGGCGGGATGAGGGTCGTCATCGTGGACTGCTTCGACAGCTTCACCTACAACCTCCACCAGATGGTGGGGGCGCTCGGCGCAACGCCGGTCACCCTCACGTCGGACTGTTCCCTCGCGGAGATTGCCCGCGCGGCGCCCGACAGGATCATCCTCTCGCCGGGGCCCGGGAGGCCCGAGGACGCGGGCGTCGTCCTCGAGGTCATCGGGGAATTCGCGGGGGAGGTCCCGATCCTCGGCGTGTGCCTCGGCCACCAGGCGATCGTCCACGCGTTCGGGGGTACGATCGAGAGGCTGGAGACCCCCGTCCACGGCAAGACGAGCAGGATCCGCCATTCCGGCAGGGGGATCCTCGCGGGGATCGAAAGCCCCCTCGTCGCC of Methanolinea sp. contains these proteins:
- a CDS encoding aminodeoxychorismate/anthranilate synthase component II gives rise to the protein MRVVIVDCFDSFTYNLHQMVGALGATPVTLTSDCSLAEIARAAPDRIILSPGPGRPEDAGVVLEVIGEFAGEVPILGVCLGHQAIVHAFGGTIERLETPVHGKTSRIRHSGRGILAGIESPLVATRYHSLAAPASGLPPALEVTAVSEDDGCVMGVMHRDMPIFGLQFHPESIMTRDGHKIVANFLGGGGAR
- a CDS encoding anthranilate synthase component I family protein, which produces MPAADPFTLYSAIGKGGGCILESVEGIPRRAVRSFVCPAPPVAIAQGDTVTYTGDRAIIERLEIPQARDPVALLRDLCGQIRCTAVPGCGFAGGFIGYIAYDAVTALSGGRVDAGRDRYLARFMLCTRGVVYDHVAGSCTLFENVLVPPGGVRGDAVGEARENLLSLREEVEAVTPRQEGGIPPPGDLPPLASHPDREGYTGAVERALRYIREGDIFQVVLSRKVTCPSRADPLSLYGAMRAINPSPYLYCFRFDDEAVIGSSPEMLVRVEGREVRTVPIAGTRPRGRDTAEDDALAMDLLSDQKERAEHLMLVDLARNDVGKVAAFGSVEVPVFMEVERFSHVQHIISAVRGTLREGCDRFDALAACFPAGTVSGAPKERAMQIIAELEGHPRGLYAGAVGYAAFCGPLEFAIAIRTLVAREGRIEFSAGAGIVADSLPEREFEETEAKARAMVEAIRRAGVAG